Proteins found in one Leptospira ellinghausenii genomic segment:
- the eboE gene encoding metabolite traffic protein EboE, with protein MKTKYGHITYCSNIHVGESWEDHFQELKNYLPKIKTQISPNEPFGIGLRLSNEASLNLSQKEILLEWKKWLKQESMYVISINGFPYGGFHSEVVKEGVYHPDWSTNERYEYTKRLFLLLNEMLPLGEEGGVSTPPLSYLYFESNETDFLKRKNKCNHFIIQTLVDLIRIKKKESRILHLDIEPEPDGFLGTFANLVHWYENELLPMALPILKKEFGFDQTIAIQNTKEHIRFCLDVCHLAVTHEMNDVLFSELKRTGIKVGRIQVSSALKVEFSGSIEEKLNLLKPFDEKKYLHQVVSVKRNGAILSYKDLGEAILNGAEMGEEWRIHFHVPIFLDSYGEFLSTQEELVTVLKIQKQSPFTNVLEIETYTWNVLPTPLQISLEASIVRELDWLQTMMSDKINDPK; from the coding sequence TTGAAAACAAAATATGGACACATAACCTATTGTTCCAATATCCATGTTGGAGAATCATGGGAAGACCATTTTCAGGAATTAAAAAATTATCTTCCTAAAATCAAAACACAAATTTCACCGAATGAACCTTTTGGAATTGGTCTACGTTTATCCAATGAAGCTTCGCTAAACCTTTCTCAAAAAGAAATTCTTTTAGAATGGAAAAAATGGCTCAAACAGGAATCGATGTATGTGATTTCAATCAATGGATTTCCGTATGGAGGATTCCATTCTGAAGTAGTGAAAGAAGGTGTTTATCATCCCGATTGGTCAACGAACGAAAGGTATGAATATACAAAACGATTGTTTTTACTATTAAATGAAATGTTGCCTCTAGGAGAAGAAGGAGGTGTTTCCACCCCTCCGCTTTCGTATCTCTATTTTGAGTCCAATGAAACGGATTTTTTAAAAAGGAAAAATAAGTGTAATCATTTCATCATTCAAACACTAGTCGACTTGATCCGAATTAAAAAAAAGGAATCACGAATCCTACACTTAGACATTGAACCAGAGCCGGATGGTTTCCTCGGAACTTTTGCAAATTTGGTCCATTGGTATGAAAATGAACTTTTGCCTATGGCACTACCAATTTTAAAAAAAGAGTTTGGATTTGATCAAACAATTGCCATTCAAAATACCAAAGAACACATTCGATTTTGTTTGGATGTGTGCCACCTAGCAGTCACACACGAGATGAATGATGTATTGTTTTCAGAGTTAAAACGGACTGGAATTAAAGTGGGAAGGATCCAAGTGAGTTCCGCTTTAAAGGTGGAATTTTCTGGATCGATCGAAGAAAAACTCAATTTATTAAAACCTTTTGATGAAAAAAAATACTTACACCAAGTTGTGTCAGTGAAACGAAATGGAGCGATACTCTCGTATAAAGACTTAGGGGAAGCAATCCTTAATGGTGCTGAGATGGGCGAAGAATGGAGAATCCATTTTCATGTTCCGATATTTTTAGATTCGTATGGTGAGTTTTTGTCTACACAAGAAGAATTGGTTACAGTCTTGAAAATTCAGAAACAATCGCCCTTTACAAATGTATTGGAAATTGAAACATACACTTGGAATGTCCTTCCCACACCCTTACAAATTTCTTTAGAAGCATCCATCGTAAGAGAACTTGATTGGTTACAAACAATGATGAGCGATAAGATAAACGATCCAAAATGA
- a CDS encoding EboA domain-containing protein, translating into MPTSYSSYFYPLLKKHTTESEIKWLDSIPKDNPNALMTAFVKAPRFLSKTIIQEDVEDQNLIPNLPGFQVNHWNLVRLSRVWFLGFLVTLSKDELIEKIETLFDTAELNELVALFSSLPILPYPQVWLPRATDAVRSNMGFVFDAIALHNPFPYQEFPELAWNQLVLKTIFNEKPIQMIYGLSERKNQNLSISLISFVKERWSAGREVPANVWQLLVPYLSEGELYLVETLFKSRREEDVLAASLICSQSELNSYQLLGTKHPKFLEEIKNGKWDWSKLGNNH; encoded by the coding sequence ATGCCAACTTCTTATTCTTCCTATTTTTATCCATTGCTGAAAAAACATACTACCGAATCAGAAATAAAGTGGTTGGACTCGATTCCGAAAGACAATCCGAATGCACTGATGACTGCCTTTGTTAAAGCACCAAGGTTTCTCTCGAAAACCATCATCCAAGAAGATGTAGAAGATCAAAACTTGATTCCAAATCTCCCTGGATTTCAAGTGAATCATTGGAATTTAGTTCGTTTAAGCCGTGTTTGGTTCCTCGGTTTTCTAGTAACACTTTCAAAAGACGAATTGATCGAAAAAATTGAGACCTTATTTGATACTGCGGAATTAAATGAATTGGTTGCCTTGTTTTCTTCCTTACCGATTCTCCCATACCCACAAGTTTGGTTACCGAGAGCAACGGATGCAGTTCGATCGAATATGGGATTTGTTTTTGATGCAATTGCTTTACATAACCCTTTCCCGTACCAAGAGTTTCCAGAGTTAGCTTGGAACCAATTGGTTTTAAAAACGATCTTCAATGAAAAACCAATCCAAATGATTTATGGATTGTCAGAAAGAAAAAACCAAAATCTATCAATCAGTTTAATCAGTTTTGTGAAAGAAAGGTGGTCAGCAGGAAGAGAAGTGCCTGCCAATGTTTGGCAATTACTGGTTCCTTATCTTTCAGAAGGAGAACTCTACCTTGTCGAAACCTTATTCAAATCAAGAAGAGAAGAGGATGTGCTGGCAGCTAGTTTAATTTGTTCACAATCAGAATTGAACTCATACCAATTATTAGGAACAAAACATCCAAAATTCCTCGAAGAAATTAAAAATGGGAAATGGGATTGGTCTAAATTAGGAAACAATCATTAA
- a CDS encoding NAD(P)-dependent alcohol dehydrogenase: MTDLHCKLFLSEGVFPLRVITNRKYGPPEVLKLEEWEIPIPKENQVLIRIVNTSVNSADWRLRKPDPKLVRLFFGIFKPRSVVLGISYSGIVEAVGKKVTKFQIGDKVLGSPGMNMGTYAEYICVSEKSTITKFNSGISFAEGASLSFGGLTAIDFLQKCNVHTKQTILIYGASSAVGTSAIQIAKHFGAIVTTVCSKENIPLVKSLGADESIDYDQFFSLPDTNKYDIVFECVGKTTIDKNLKHLKEGGNLVLVGATFRQMWDAFCLSLFKRKKIHFGPIKETLENLNFLVSLANLGKYKTYIDRHYPLEEMVVAHHYVEAGHKKGNVVIDVTKG; encoded by the coding sequence TTGACAGACTTACACTGTAAGTTATTTTTATCGGAAGGAGTTTTCCCATTGAGAGTCATCACAAATAGAAAATATGGACCACCAGAAGTATTAAAACTAGAAGAATGGGAAATCCCAATACCAAAAGAAAATCAAGTTTTAATCCGGATTGTGAATACTTCAGTCAATTCTGCTGACTGGAGACTCCGAAAACCAGACCCAAAACTAGTGCGTTTGTTTTTCGGAATCTTCAAACCTAGATCTGTCGTATTAGGCATTAGTTATTCCGGAATCGTTGAAGCTGTCGGCAAAAAGGTTACAAAATTTCAGATTGGAGATAAAGTCCTTGGTTCACCAGGAATGAATATGGGAACGTATGCTGAATATATTTGTGTATCTGAAAAATCCACGATCACAAAATTTAATTCAGGAATCAGTTTTGCAGAAGGAGCATCTCTTTCTTTTGGTGGTCTCACTGCTATTGATTTCCTTCAAAAATGTAATGTACATACCAAACAAACAATCCTTATTTACGGTGCATCAAGTGCTGTGGGAACATCTGCAATTCAAATTGCAAAACATTTTGGGGCAATTGTAACTACTGTTTGCAGTAAAGAAAATATACCACTCGTAAAATCTTTAGGGGCGGACGAATCCATTGATTATGATCAATTTTTTTCACTACCTGATACTAACAAATATGATATTGTATTTGAATGTGTTGGTAAAACAACGATTGATAAAAATTTAAAACATTTAAAGGAAGGTGGTAATTTAGTTTTAGTAGGAGCTACGTTTCGTCAAATGTGGGATGCATTTTGTCTCTCCCTTTTCAAAAGAAAAAAAATTCACTTTGGACCTATAAAAGAAACATTAGAAAATTTAAATTTCCTTGTTTCCCTTGCCAATCTTGGCAAATACAAAACCTACATTGATCGGCATTATCCTTTAGAAGAAATGGTAGTGGCTCACCACTATGTAGAAGCAGGTCATAAAAAGGGGAATGTTGTGATTGATGTTACAAAAGGCTGA
- a CDS encoding EF-hand domain-containing protein, giving the protein MKKILSLFVCFTFLLTGSVFAHDHDGKGKHLMAGEHFKKMDTNDDKKVSKEEWQKFHDGFFQELDKDGDGSVSLEELKEKRMDQKEKMKDKAKEKKKQGKEKDQTKDSE; this is encoded by the coding sequence ATGAAAAAAATTCTAAGCTTATTTGTTTGTTTCACTTTCCTTCTGACAGGTTCCGTATTTGCCCATGACCATGATGGCAAAGGGAAACATCTTATGGCTGGCGAACATTTTAAAAAGATGGACACCAATGATGATAAAAAAGTGTCAAAAGAAGAATGGCAAAAATTCCATGATGGTTTTTTCCAAGAATTGGACAAAGATGGTGACGGTTCAGTTTCTCTAGAAGAATTAAAAGAGAAACGTATGGACCAAAAAGAGAAAATGAAGGATAAAGCCAAAGAAAAGAAAAAACAAGGGAAAGAAAAAGACCAAACCAAAGATTCAGAGTGA
- a CDS encoding alginate export family protein, with translation MYRQFYKLIIGLFISTTLFFGTGEIEAQFITPVKKETPEPQNPPPAPPQVSPPQEPTKETPAVPEEPAEYVSPMKGNLSGEYFRSFQITNKQKKAIQENKSLWFADRFRVGFGLRPKADSLTNTDFDRSTADNRNTVTNQTQFYLVGDVSPNITFKLTFQDVRLWGGEITNGTAEQRLGVISNGGTTIDTTRQREVTLNNYTGFREAFLDLKTTNQMFRVRTGRQILDFGDGRILGARNDSLNGNSFDAVRTTLTIQKQTLDVFGAIVSSENNANSMVSNNSTRLNGPGNASYYGVHYGVKPWEWLGIEVYNFTLYKQRLKATNTTPYGSEIYYRDPDQLNTTGFRLTNRTKSNSLPKETGIDWMVEAAWQTGFNGERVSPDWINQNGALKTNKTTGALPPFSDPVRYKANIVAVQLGYTPVKEFRIGIQYVQASGDPNRNDGSVATYNPLFATRRMAGGAIPFAGNGNSGLVFWQNIKDYSIHIKYESPKWGTFIINPHWYYKTKLQDGYYENNNYVAGSKATGETASTEDFYNTEAYNPNRPKLGKHVATEINLIYIITPFENVSFWFGASSLYAGDAIRNQKNNPYQADPYHRYDFKPNASFFTFQTVFAI, from the coding sequence ATGTACAGGCAATTTTATAAACTCATCATCGGACTATTTATCAGCACAACTCTCTTTTTTGGTACAGGAGAGATAGAAGCTCAGTTCATTACACCTGTTAAAAAAGAAACACCAGAACCACAGAATCCGCCACCCGCTCCGCCACAGGTATCACCTCCTCAGGAACCAACAAAAGAAACTCCAGCTGTTCCAGAAGAACCAGCCGAGTATGTAAGTCCCATGAAAGGGAATCTATCGGGGGAATATTTCCGAAGTTTTCAGATCACGAATAAACAAAAAAAAGCCATCCAAGAAAACAAAAGTTTATGGTTTGCCGATCGTTTCCGTGTGGGATTTGGTTTACGCCCCAAGGCAGATTCCTTGACCAATACCGATTTCGATCGTTCGACGGCGGATAACAGAAACACGGTGACAAACCAAACACAATTTTATTTGGTTGGAGACGTATCACCTAATATCACATTTAAACTCACTTTCCAAGATGTAAGGTTATGGGGAGGTGAAATCACAAATGGGACAGCTGAACAAAGACTTGGTGTGATTTCAAATGGTGGAACAACAATTGATACAACTAGGCAGAGAGAAGTTACTTTAAACAATTATACTGGATTTAGAGAAGCCTTTTTAGACCTAAAAACAACAAACCAAATGTTTCGTGTGAGAACCGGACGTCAAATTTTAGACTTCGGTGATGGTAGAATCCTTGGTGCACGGAATGACAGTTTAAATGGAAACTCTTTTGATGCTGTAAGAACAACTCTTACCATTCAAAAACAAACATTAGATGTGTTTGGAGCCATAGTCAGTTCCGAAAACAATGCAAACAGTATGGTTTCCAATAATTCGACTAGGTTAAATGGTCCAGGGAATGCATCCTATTATGGCGTACATTATGGTGTCAAACCTTGGGAATGGTTGGGTATAGAAGTATATAACTTTACATTATACAAACAAAGGTTAAAGGCAACCAATACAACTCCGTATGGATCTGAAATTTATTACCGCGATCCTGACCAATTGAATACAACAGGATTCCGATTAACGAATCGTACAAAAAGTAATTCATTACCAAAAGAAACTGGGATTGATTGGATGGTGGAAGCGGCTTGGCAAACAGGTTTTAACGGAGAAAGAGTATCACCCGATTGGATCAATCAAAACGGTGCTTTAAAAACCAATAAAACAACAGGTGCCCTTCCTCCTTTTTCTGATCCAGTTCGTTATAAGGCAAATATCGTAGCAGTTCAGTTAGGTTACACTCCTGTAAAAGAATTTAGAATTGGGATTCAGTATGTGCAAGCTTCTGGTGATCCAAATCGTAACGATGGAAGTGTTGCCACATACAACCCTTTATTTGCCACAAGAAGGATGGCGGGGGGAGCCATTCCTTTTGCAGGAAATGGAAATTCGGGTTTAGTGTTTTGGCAAAATATAAAAGATTATTCCATTCACATCAAATACGAATCACCAAAATGGGGAACGTTTATCATCAACCCTCACTGGTATTACAAAACAAAATTACAAGATGGTTATTATGAAAACAATAACTATGTGGCAGGAAGTAAGGCAACGGGTGAAACCGCATCTACGGAAGATTTTTATAACACAGAAGCTTACAATCCGAATCGACCAAAACTGGGAAAACACGTTGCTACAGAAATCAATCTGATTTATATCATTACACCATTTGAAAACGTATCCTTTTGGTTTGGAGCAAGTTCACTTTATGCTGGAGATGCGATTCGAAACCAAAAAAACAATCCTTACCAGGCTGACCCTTACCATAGGTATGATTTCAAACCAAATGCAAGTTTTTTCACCTTTCAAACTGTATTTGCTATTTAA
- the trhA gene encoding PAQR family membrane homeostasis protein TrhA — MKAKKAKAKQKPSPKKQKSTSKKLSNQKTISISNVNSKKNRTNPPPISETKSASEENLHSMKELIDSVHEYSIGHEIANAVTHGIGGGLSIAGLSLLLTMAVLYGDIWHVVSSAIYGATLIILYLASTLYHGIYHTATKKVFKVIDHASIYLLIAGTYTPFTLVSLRENSEWGWVLFGVIWILALIGVILLLLFPGKYSGLRVAVYIIMGWLAIFVMKDIRTAIGVGGMSWLVAGGLSYTFGVIFYLWDRLPMNHAIWHLFVLSGSICHFFAILFYVIPTVPK; from the coding sequence ATGAAAGCCAAAAAAGCGAAAGCAAAACAGAAACCTTCTCCTAAAAAACAAAAATCTACATCCAAAAAACTTTCGAATCAAAAAACTATTTCCATTTCGAATGTGAATTCGAAAAAAAATAGAACCAATCCTCCGCCCATTTCTGAAACTAAATCTGCAAGTGAGGAAAACCTGCATTCCATGAAAGAACTGATTGATTCGGTTCATGAATATTCCATCGGCCATGAAATCGCAAATGCAGTGACTCATGGAATTGGAGGGGGCTTAAGCATTGCTGGTCTTTCTTTGTTATTAACCATGGCGGTCTTGTATGGAGATATTTGGCATGTTGTAAGTTCTGCTATTTATGGAGCAACACTGATCATTTTATACTTAGCTTCTACTCTTTATCACGGTATATACCATACAGCTACAAAAAAAGTATTTAAAGTGATCGATCACGCATCCATTTATTTGTTAATCGCAGGCACTTATACTCCATTTACCCTTGTTAGTTTACGTGAAAATTCTGAATGGGGATGGGTATTATTTGGTGTGATTTGGATCCTTGCACTCATTGGGGTTATTTTATTATTGTTATTCCCTGGTAAGTATAGTGGCCTTCGTGTGGCTGTTTATATCATAATGGGTTGGCTTGCCATCTTCGTGATGAAAGATATCCGAACTGCCATAGGAGTAGGAGGAATGTCTTGGTTAGTCGCCGGTGGACTTAGTTATACGTTTGGTGTGATTTTTTATCTATGGGACCGTCTGCCAATGAATCACGCGATTTGGCATCTCTTCGTTCTTTCCGGGAGCATTTGCCATTTTTTTGCGATTTTATTTTATGTGATTCCAACAGTACCAAAATAA
- a CDS encoding TetR/AcrR family transcriptional regulator has translation MAFQKKIQKPKKSLSKELLIETSISFADKKGINSLSMRNLATLLGVEAMSLYNHIQNKDELLDGMVENCVKHFAFPKVGGNWRREMKKRANSVRKILLLHPWLTMLLVSRVNVGENLLQYFNDTLGCLVEAGFSYKQADQMIIAIDAHIYGFTLQELNFPFKIEEYSEKASEYLPMISKDQLPYFYQLTKAVATKKYNGKHNFEFGLDLILDGFNPDPKS, from the coding sequence TTGGCTTTCCAAAAAAAGATTCAAAAACCGAAGAAGTCACTTTCGAAAGAACTTTTGATTGAGACATCAATCTCATTTGCTGACAAAAAAGGGATCAATTCCTTATCCATGAGAAATTTAGCAACTCTGTTAGGTGTTGAAGCCATGTCTTTGTACAATCATATTCAAAACAAGGATGAGTTGTTGGACGGGATGGTTGAGAATTGTGTAAAACATTTCGCCTTTCCAAAAGTAGGTGGCAATTGGCGAAGGGAAATGAAAAAACGTGCAAATTCTGTGCGAAAAATCCTCCTTTTACATCCATGGTTGACAATGTTACTTGTATCAAGAGTTAATGTAGGAGAAAATTTACTCCAATATTTTAATGATACTTTAGGTTGTTTGGTGGAGGCAGGATTTTCCTATAAACAAGCAGACCAAATGATCATTGCCATTGATGCCCATATTTATGGATTTACACTACAGGAATTGAATTTTCCATTTAAAATAGAAGAGTATTCGGAAAAAGCGAGTGAATACTTACCAATGATCTCAAAAGATCAGTTGCCATACTTTTACCAACTAACAAAAGCTGTGGCAACTAAGAAATACAATGGAAAACATAATTTTGAATTTGGGTTGGACTTAATCTTGGATGGATTCAATCCAGATCCCAAATCTTAA
- a CDS encoding 3-dehydroquinate synthase: MENRFKRLQSEFQVSYRYEVFFTKHLFALENLVLRNFFGLQEQKGSKKKVLVVVDDGILLHQKHFRESIQSYFESNVTSVQLVKNILTIPGGENSKNKNEFWELVSSGISEYGIDRHSYVMAIGGGAFLDMVGFATAVSHRGIRLLRVPTTVLSQNDSGVGVKNSINYFGKKNFLGTFAPPIAVFNDSSFLISLDDRDWRSGIAEAVKVSLIKEESFFRWIELNVNSLVNRNIDVMEQLVFDCARLHMEHIRSGDPFEFGSSRPLDFGHWFAHKLEYLSNFSIRHGEAVAVGIALDSIYSFLCGDLKESEYLRILRLLLGLGFTLNFPILLEKGKENLEIALEEFREHLGGKLTLLMLDEIGKPKEVYSMDISILMSAFDTLVNFR; encoded by the coding sequence ATGGAAAATCGATTTAAAAGGCTTCAATCTGAGTTTCAAGTATCATATCGATATGAAGTATTTTTCACAAAACATTTGTTTGCTTTAGAAAATTTGGTTCTACGAAATTTCTTTGGTTTACAAGAACAAAAAGGATCCAAAAAGAAAGTTTTGGTTGTTGTAGATGATGGAATTCTGTTGCATCAGAAACACTTTCGAGAGTCCATACAATCCTATTTTGAATCAAATGTAACATCTGTTCAATTGGTAAAAAATATTTTGACAATCCCTGGCGGAGAAAATTCCAAAAACAAAAATGAATTTTGGGAATTGGTTTCCTCTGGCATCAGTGAGTATGGGATAGATAGGCACTCCTATGTGATGGCGATTGGGGGTGGTGCCTTTCTTGATATGGTAGGATTTGCAACTGCAGTATCTCATCGTGGCATTCGTTTGTTAAGAGTTCCAACAACTGTCCTTTCTCAAAATGATTCGGGAGTCGGAGTTAAAAATAGCATCAATTACTTTGGGAAAAAAAACTTCTTAGGTACTTTTGCACCACCCATTGCTGTGTTTAATGACTCATCGTTTCTTATTTCTCTGGATGATAGAGATTGGCGTTCTGGGATAGCAGAAGCTGTAAAGGTATCTTTGATTAAAGAGGAATCTTTTTTTCGTTGGATAGAATTGAATGTGAATTCACTCGTGAACCGAAACATTGATGTGATGGAACAGTTAGTCTTCGACTGTGCGAGGCTTCACATGGAACACATCCGTAGTGGGGATCCTTTCGAATTTGGTTCTTCAAGGCCTTTGGATTTTGGGCATTGGTTTGCACATAAATTAGAATACCTTTCCAATTTTTCCATTCGACATGGAGAAGCAGTGGCGGTGGGAATTGCACTCGATTCGATCTATTCCTTTTTGTGTGGTGATTTAAAAGAATCCGAATATTTACGGATTTTACGTTTGTTATTGGGACTCGGGTTTACCTTGAATTTCCCGATTTTATTAGAGAAAGGAAAAGAAAATTTAGAAATTGCCTTAGAAGAGTTTAGAGAACATCTAGGTGGTAAACTCACATTGTTAATGTTAGATGAAATAGGGAAACCGAAAGAAGTGTATTCCATGGATATATCAATTTTAATGTCTGCTTTTGATACTTTGGTCAATTTCCGTTGA
- the eboC gene encoding UbiA-like protein EboC (EboC, a homolog the polyprenyltransferase UbiA, belongs to system of proteins involved in the trafficking of precursor metabolites to an extracytoplasmic compartment so that the biosynthesis of certain natural products, such as scytonemin, can be completed.) — protein MNFKSYLILLRPANLVTAVADILAGMAIVSFPWVKGGSLLILASICLYAGGVVLNDYFDRNIDSIERPERPIPSGKVPSKHALYMGIFLFGMGLLFSFLYSEISFIISISIVVFVITYNRFAKHHLVLGPFVMGLCRGLNLVLGMTILKSIPLTFVSLSVLPIFYIAAITTISQNEVFGGGKIRFFIAGFLYLGVFCSQIIYSIYNHYFLYTFPFITLHSLILFPTLWRAIQNPSPTLIGKSVKTGVLTLILLNASFAAASGVIPIAILILFLLPLSFLIAKYFAVT, from the coding sequence ATGAATTTTAAAAGTTATCTCATTTTATTAAGACCAGCAAATCTTGTCACTGCCGTTGCTGATATTTTAGCGGGTATGGCCATCGTTTCCTTCCCTTGGGTAAAAGGAGGGAGTTTATTAATACTCGCTAGTATCTGTTTGTATGCTGGTGGTGTAGTACTTAATGATTATTTTGATCGGAATATCGATTCAATCGAAAGACCAGAAAGACCCATCCCATCAGGAAAAGTACCTTCCAAACATGCATTGTATATGGGAATTTTCTTATTTGGTATGGGACTTCTTTTCTCTTTCCTATACAGTGAAATTAGTTTTATCATTTCAATTTCGATTGTGGTATTTGTCATTACTTACAATCGATTTGCGAAACACCATTTGGTTTTGGGTCCCTTCGTAATGGGATTATGCAGAGGCCTTAATTTGGTATTAGGAATGACAATCCTAAAATCAATTCCATTGACGTTTGTTAGTTTATCGGTTTTGCCGATTTTTTATATAGCTGCAATTACAACCATTAGCCAAAATGAAGTTTTTGGTGGTGGTAAGATTCGATTTTTTATCGCGGGATTTTTGTATCTGGGTGTTTTTTGTTCACAAATTATCTATTCCATTTACAATCACTACTTTCTTTATACATTTCCTTTTATCACACTACATTCTTTGATTTTATTCCCAACACTTTGGCGAGCCATCCAAAATCCTTCACCTACTTTGATCGGGAAGTCAGTAAAAACGGGCGTATTAACATTAATTCTTTTGAACGCCAGTTTTGCTGCCGCTTCTGGGGTGATACCAATTGCAATTCTCATTCTTTTTTTGTTACCTTTGTCATTTTTAATCGCAAAGTATTTTGCAGTCACGTAA
- a CDS encoding TatD family hydrolase produces MCEKKSDLTTNPSHFENQNKTKDTPTHMDLQWNDYKDKIKGFKFFDPHIHMVSRTTDDYQNMAQAGIVAVIEPAFWVGQPRTGLSSFKDYYSSLVGWERFRSSQFGIKHYCTIGLNSREANNERLAEEVMEILPLYIYKEGVVGVGEIGFDDQTELEEKYYRLQLELAKEAKLPVQIHTPHRDKKRGTERSMSIAIEHGLDPSWVIVDHNNEETVKSVLDQGFYAAFTIYPFTKMGNKRMVSIVEQYGAERIMINSSADWGISDPLAIPKTAALMVNRGIPHDVIRKVTYENAIEAFAKSGQIQVSDFESSTPSDPNEKFHGNSVLRGGQLPKWNQNSLYID; encoded by the coding sequence ATGTGTGAAAAAAAATCAGATCTAACAACGAATCCTTCCCACTTTGAGAATCAAAACAAAACAAAAGATACACCAACGCATATGGATTTGCAATGGAATGACTATAAAGATAAAATCAAAGGATTCAAATTTTTTGACCCTCATATTCATATGGTTTCTCGGACAACTGATGATTACCAAAATATGGCACAAGCAGGGATCGTTGCTGTCATTGAACCAGCATTTTGGGTAGGTCAGCCTCGCACAGGGCTCTCGAGTTTTAAAGACTATTACAGTAGTTTAGTTGGTTGGGAACGGTTTCGCTCTTCTCAATTTGGAATCAAACATTATTGTACCATTGGTCTAAATTCGAGAGAAGCAAATAACGAACGATTGGCGGAAGAAGTCATGGAGATTTTACCACTTTATATTTATAAAGAAGGTGTGGTTGGGGTTGGTGAAATCGGATTTGATGACCAAACGGAATTAGAAGAAAAATACTATCGTTTACAATTGGAATTAGCAAAAGAAGCCAAATTACCGGTGCAAATCCATACCCCTCATCGAGATAAAAAAAGAGGAACTGAAAGGAGCATGTCGATCGCCATTGAACATGGATTAGATCCTTCTTGGGTCATTGTGGATCATAATAATGAAGAGACCGTTAAGTCGGTGTTAGACCAAGGATTTTATGCTGCCTTCACAATCTATCCATTTACTAAAATGGGAAACAAGAGAATGGTATCCATTGTAGAACAATATGGTGCTGAAAGAATTATGATCAATTCAAGTGCTGATTGGGGCATATCGGATCCACTTGCCATTCCAAAAACTGCTGCACTTATGGTAAATCGTGGGATACCACATGATGTCATTCGTAAGGTGACGTATGAAAATGCAATAGAAGCATTTGCCAAAAGTGGTCAAATCCAAGTATCCGATTTTGAATCGAGTACCCCTTCGGATCCGAATGAAAAATTCCATGGCAATTCTGTTTTGCGAGGGGGGCAACTTCCCAAATGGAATCAAAACTCTCTCTACATCGATTAA